DNA from Agarilytica rhodophyticola:
GTTTCGACTTGGGTGTTAATATTTAATGTGATGTCATCTGTCACATCGACAGCAGTCAAAGCCACCTCTTCAGCCTCGTCAACATTAGTGTCAGCAGAATTCTCATCCAAGGAAGTAGCTCGTTTATCTTTTGCAGCGTCAGTTTGGGCACCTGCAGACTCATCAGAATCCTTATCAGATGTATCATTACTTTTACTATCGGCAGCAACTTCTTTTGTAGTATTATCGCTCTCGCTTTGCTCCACAGAATTATCTTTTCGATCTGTCTCAGCGGGTTTTTTGTCTGCTGTATTATTGTCAGAGCGTTCTACCTTATTTTTTTTGGTTTGAGAGTCCATCGCCTGTTTGAAACCATCATTAGAACTCTGATTTAAATTGGGTTCTGCGCGTTGGGATTGAATAATAATTTGTTCTTGCTCATTGAGATTCACCAAAGGCAATAGCGGATTCATTTTTATCCCTCACAATATAAATAATAATACGAAAGTATAATTTCACTGCTTCACATGATGCACAGCTCGTTGCTCACATTATTAAGGGAGCAAAGCTTGTGCCATATTCATATTGTGGAAGAGGCTATGAATAAGCCCATAAATAGGCCTTAGGTGATAATGCTCAAACAAGGTCTTTCAAAATCAACTCGACAGCGGCAAACTCTTGCTCAATTGCGGCGATTTGTTGCATAGCATTTTCAACCTTGCCTTGGCGCGCCTGTCTCTCCATCTCTTCACAAAGATCCGCCAGAGGGTTTATGCCAAGATTGCGACTGCTTCCTTTAAGGCCGTGAGCTTGATGACACAGCTCTGTCATATCGTTTTTCTCAAAGGCAACGGCTAGAGCAGCCAAGCGCGGCTGAGAGTCATTGAGGTAGGTAGAAATAAGTTCGCTAAATTTCTCGCCGAGTAACTCTTGTAACATAGCGAGATTGTCGCGATCAATCCTGTTGTGTGACATGATATTTGCGGTTTAAATTTTTATATGAGGATTTATTGTTGGATCAACTCTACATTTTCTCGGCGTGCCTGCTGTCTTATCCTATCTATGTGCTATGTGCATACGTACTAGCAAACCGACTCAAGTAGAAATAGTGCCATATATAAAACGACTAGTCTTCACGCTCCCAGTAATACACCACTTCGATATCGTTACCCGGTTCATGGATTTCTATACTTTTGGTGAGCGATTGTATCAGGCTGAGCCCACGTCCATAAAGGTTCTGGCTAACACCTTTATTCTCGGTTTTTTTAACAGTAAAGCCCTCACCTGAATCTTTCACTCGAATATTAAGATAGCCACCATTGCCATTGGCAGTATGAGAAAGCTGAAAACTGACCTTCCCTGCAACCAGTTCCTGCAATCGTTTTGTGCGCTCGTTGTAGTAAGAAGCAAAGCCTCCTGGGGAGGACTTCAGTTCGGATTTTAGACCGAGAACACCATGCTCAAGGGCATTGGAATATAGTTCAGCAAGCACCGTGTATAGGGGGGTTCGATGTTGCCTTAGACCTGGCACCTCAGAAATAATATTCATTAATAGTGGCAGTGGATCGAACTCTTTGAGGCTATTTTCAGGCAAATCAAAATTCATATACCAGTCGGAGAGACAGCCTTGATTTTTTTCCATAAATTGGTCGACTTTCGCGACAACATCCACATCTTGCATCTCAATTTCGACCAGTGACATATCATCATCTTTCTCCGTTGAGCCAATGTGTGCTTGCACATTATTTAACACCTTATCGAATAAATCCTTATCTCCGATATTATCGTAAAAAATTTGGTGTAAATTCTCTTCGCCGAACATTTCGCCCGCTTGATTTCTCGCTTCAAAGGCACCGTCTGACCACATATACAAACGATCACCATAATCCAGCTGGAAGGTTTGACTTTCGCCATTAAAACTCTTACTCGGCAGCACGCCTAATGGTAAGTTTTTAGATGCCAAAAGTTCATATTTTCCTGTGCTTTTCAAATACAGAAAGGCCTCGGGCAAGCCGCCATTCCATACTTTGATGCGCCGCTCCTTGAAATTGATATCGACACAAATGGCGCAACAGAAAAAACCTATTGGCAAAATGTCGTTTAACTTTTGATTAATTTCTCGCAAGATATCAGACATACTGAAACCCTTGCGCACCATACCGTAGAAAGTTGACGCCAACGGCATAGAGCCAATGGCCGCTGGTAGGCCGTGCCCTGTAAAGTCGCCTAACATGACGACCATGTTACCATTGGGACTGAATTCAGAAACCAGGACATCGCCGTTAAACACAGCCAAGGGCGACATGTAATGACGAATGTTGCCCATATCCAGGCAAC
Protein-coding regions in this window:
- a CDS encoding Hpt domain-containing protein yields the protein MSHNRIDRDNLAMLQELLGEKFSELISTYLNDSQPRLAALAVAFEKNDMTELCHQAHGLKGSSRNLGINPLADLCEEMERQARQGKVENAMQQIAAIEQEFAAVELILKDLV
- a CDS encoding SpoIIE family protein phosphatase, which translates into the protein MNNEPQDSLKILIAEDSASDRFILETIVAKAGHIPIGVADGEQALTAFQEKSPDVVLLDVLMPNMGGIEAARKIRDMGNEDMVPIIFLTSLKDQADLVECLEAGGDDFIPKPYNPVVLQSKIKSFGRLRRMHTTLLNQKAQIEEHNRHLIQEQTVAKQVFDKIAPTGCLDMGNIRHYMSPLAVFNGDVLVSEFSPNGNMVVMLGDFTGHGLPAAIGSMPLASTFYGMVRKGFSMSDILREINQKLNDILPIGFFCCAICVDINFKERRIKVWNGGLPEAFLYLKSTGKYELLASKNLPLGVLPSKSFNGESQTFQLDYGDRLYMWSDGAFEARNQAGEMFGEENLHQIFYDNIGDKDLFDKVLNNVQAHIGSTEKDDDMSLVEIEMQDVDVVAKVDQFMEKNQGCLSDWYMNFDLPENSLKEFDPLPLLMNIISEVPGLRQHRTPLYTVLAELYSNALEHGVLGLKSELKSSPGGFASYYNERTKRLQELVAGKVSFQLSHTANGNGGYLNIRVKDSGEGFTVKKTENKGVSQNLYGRGLSLIQSLTKSIEIHEPGNDIEVVYYWERED